A stretch of the Enoplosus armatus isolate fEnoArm2 chromosome 13, fEnoArm2.hap1, whole genome shotgun sequence genome encodes the following:
- the p2rx1 gene encoding P2X purinoceptor 1 isoform X1 yields the protein MKSQITNALSDFFFEYETPRQVLVRNRRVGVVCRLIQLGVLAYIIGWVFIYEKGYQSTDTAVSSVFSKMKGVGYTNVNGDETIWDVADYVFPPQGDSSFVVMTNYIITEGQKMGKCPELQGKHNCSSDADCEGGRIKRTGHGQMTGVCVNETKTCEVLTWCPVEKDHKIPDPPLLMSAENYTLFIKNSVTFPLFGVTRSNLVEGIDAAYISKCLHDPKDSPLCPIFRLGDIVKMSGFNFETIARVGGAIGIVIDWTCNLDVDVKHCKPKYYFHGLYGNPTETDKARASVGYNFRYAKHYLEDKVQKRTLLKVFGIRLDIIVQSLARRFDIIPTLTAIGSGVGIFGVATVVCDLVLLYLLPKREFYKNMKFKYTDTHVQDPDSEAGSTETDVSKK from the exons atgaagagcCAAATCACCAACGCCCTCTCCGACTTCTTCTTTGAGTATGAGACCCCGCGCCAGGTGCTGGTGAGGAACAGGAGGGTGGGAGTGGTGTGCCGTCTGATCCAGCTGGGGGTCCTGGCTTACATCATCGG GTGGGTGTTCATCTACGAGAAAGGCTACCAgtccacagacacagcagtAAGCTCCGTCTTCAGCAAAATGAAAGGAGTGGGCTATACCAATGTGAACGGAGATGAGACGATCTGGGATGTGGCCGACTACGTCTTCCCTCCGCAG GGAGACTCGTCTTTTGTGGTCATGACAAACTACATCATAACGGAAGGTCAGAAGATGGGAAAGTGTCCGGAG CTCCAAGGCAAGCACAACTGCAGCTCAGATGCTGACTGTGAAGGAGGGAGAATCAAACGTACGGGACACG GACAAATGACGGGAGTCTGTGTGAATGAAACCAAGACCTGTGAGGTGCTGACTTGGTGCCCCGTTGAGAAGGATCACAAAATACCAGA TCCTCCTCTGTTGATGTCTGCAGAGAACTACACGCTGTTCATCAAAAACTCTGTAACTTTCCCCTTATTTGGCGTCACAAG GAGTAACCTGGTGGAGGGTATTGATGCTGCGTACATCAGCAAATGCCTTCATGATCCAAAGGACTCTCCACTGTGTCCCATATTCAGACTGGGAGACATAGTTAAAATGTCCGGCTTCAATTTCGAAACAATAGCCAGAGTG GGAGGGGCCATTGGTATTGTGATCGACTGGACATGTAACCTAGATGTGGatgtaaaacactgtaaaccAAAGTATTACTTCCACGGTCTGTACGGAAACCCGACCGAGACCGACAAAGCCAGAGCTTCAGTGGGCTACAACTTCAG GTACGCAAAGCATTATTTGGAGGACAAAGTTCAGAAAAGGACCCTTCTCAAAGTGTTTGGGATCAGGCTCGATATCATTGTGCAGTCTCTG GCAAGAAGATTTGACATCATCCCAACACTGACAGCTATAGGCTCGGGGGTGGGCATTTTTGGAGTG GCAACTGTAGTATGTGACTTGGTGCTGCTCTATTTGCTGCCAAAAAGAGAATTTTACAAGAACATGAAattcaaatacacagacacacatgtacag GACCCTGATTCAGAGGCCGGTAGCACAGAGACTGATGTATCTAAA AAGTGA
- the p2rx1 gene encoding P2X purinoceptor 1 isoform X2, producing the protein MKSQITNALSDFFFEYETPRQVLVRNRRVGVVCRLIQLGVLAYIIGWVFIYEKGYQSTDTAVSSVFSKMKGVGYTNVNGDETIWDVADYVFPPQGDSSFVVMTNYIITEGQKMGKCPELQGKHNCSSDADCEGGRIKRQMTGVCVNETKTCEVLTWCPVEKDHKIPDPPLLMSAENYTLFIKNSVTFPLFGVTRSNLVEGIDAAYISKCLHDPKDSPLCPIFRLGDIVKMSGFNFETIARVGGAIGIVIDWTCNLDVDVKHCKPKYYFHGLYGNPTETDKARASVGYNFRYAKHYLEDKVQKRTLLKVFGIRLDIIVQSLARRFDIIPTLTAIGSGVGIFGVATVVCDLVLLYLLPKREFYKNMKFKYTDTHVQDPDSEAGSTETDVSKK; encoded by the exons atgaagagcCAAATCACCAACGCCCTCTCCGACTTCTTCTTTGAGTATGAGACCCCGCGCCAGGTGCTGGTGAGGAACAGGAGGGTGGGAGTGGTGTGCCGTCTGATCCAGCTGGGGGTCCTGGCTTACATCATCGG GTGGGTGTTCATCTACGAGAAAGGCTACCAgtccacagacacagcagtAAGCTCCGTCTTCAGCAAAATGAAAGGAGTGGGCTATACCAATGTGAACGGAGATGAGACGATCTGGGATGTGGCCGACTACGTCTTCCCTCCGCAG GGAGACTCGTCTTTTGTGGTCATGACAAACTACATCATAACGGAAGGTCAGAAGATGGGAAAGTGTCCGGAG CTCCAAGGCAAGCACAACTGCAGCTCAGATGCTGACTGTGAAGGAGGGAGAATCAAAC GACAAATGACGGGAGTCTGTGTGAATGAAACCAAGACCTGTGAGGTGCTGACTTGGTGCCCCGTTGAGAAGGATCACAAAATACCAGA TCCTCCTCTGTTGATGTCTGCAGAGAACTACACGCTGTTCATCAAAAACTCTGTAACTTTCCCCTTATTTGGCGTCACAAG GAGTAACCTGGTGGAGGGTATTGATGCTGCGTACATCAGCAAATGCCTTCATGATCCAAAGGACTCTCCACTGTGTCCCATATTCAGACTGGGAGACATAGTTAAAATGTCCGGCTTCAATTTCGAAACAATAGCCAGAGTG GGAGGGGCCATTGGTATTGTGATCGACTGGACATGTAACCTAGATGTGGatgtaaaacactgtaaaccAAAGTATTACTTCCACGGTCTGTACGGAAACCCGACCGAGACCGACAAAGCCAGAGCTTCAGTGGGCTACAACTTCAG GTACGCAAAGCATTATTTGGAGGACAAAGTTCAGAAAAGGACCCTTCTCAAAGTGTTTGGGATCAGGCTCGATATCATTGTGCAGTCTCTG GCAAGAAGATTTGACATCATCCCAACACTGACAGCTATAGGCTCGGGGGTGGGCATTTTTGGAGTG GCAACTGTAGTATGTGACTTGGTGCTGCTCTATTTGCTGCCAAAAAGAGAATTTTACAAGAACATGAAattcaaatacacagacacacatgtacag GACCCTGATTCAGAGGCCGGTAGCACAGAGACTGATGTATCTAAA AAGTGA